One stretch of Manis pentadactyla isolate mManPen7 chromosome 10, mManPen7.hap1, whole genome shotgun sequence DNA includes these proteins:
- the LOC130685088 gene encoding olfactory receptor 6C2-like has translation MRNHTSQTSFILLGLTDDPQLQILIFIFLLITYMLSVTGNLSIIILTLVDSHLKTAMYYFLQNFSLLEISFTSACIPRFLYSISTGDRSVTYNACVCQLFFTDVFGVTEFFLLVAMSFDRYVAICKPLHYMIIMNYRVCKRLVFCCWVTTLLIILPPLSLGLDLEFCASNAIDHFVCDANPILKISCSDTWFIEQMVIICSVMVFILTLVCVVLSYMYIIRTILRLSSPQQRTKAFSTCSSHIIVVSITYGSCIFVYIKPSAKDEMAINKGVTILTTSISPMLNPFIYTLRNNQVKQAFNDLVKRFILLSRN, from the coding sequence atgagaaaccacacatctcAAACCAGTTTCATCCTtctgggattgacagatgaccctcagctacagattttgatttttatatttctactgatcacctacatgttgagtgtaactggaaacctgagcatcatcatcctcacattagtggattctcaccttaaaactgcaatgtactattttctccaaaatttttctttgttagaaatctcattcacttctgcatgcattcctagattcttgtacagTATATCAACAGGTGACAGGAGTGTTACATATAATGCTTGTGTATGCCAACTATTTTTTACAGATGTTTTTGGAGTAacggaattttttctcctggttgccatgtcctttgatcgatatgtagccatctgcaaacccctgcattacatgatTATTATGAACTACAGGGTCTGCAAACGGCTTGTCTTCTGCTGTTGGGTGACAACTCTGTTGATCATATTGCCACCACTTAGCTTGGGACTGGACTtggaattctgtgcctctaatgccattgaccactttGTCTGTGATGCTAACCCAATATtgaagatctcatgctcagatacatggttcaTAGAGCAGATGGTAATTATCTGTTCtgtgatggtttttattttgactctggtgtgtgtggttctgtcctacatgtacatcatcagaacAATTCTAAGACTCTCCTCTCCTCAGCAGAGGACAAAAGCCTTTTcaacctgttcttcccacattattGTGGTTTctatcacctatggcagctgcatctttgtttatatcaaaccttcagcaaaagatgaaatggccATTAATAAAGGAGTAACTATACtcactacttccatttcccccatgttaaacccattcatttacactctgaggaacaatcaagtgaaacaagcctttaatgacttagtcaaaagatttaTATTGCTGTCAAGGAATTAG